TATGGTTCTATATGTTCTGGCGGAAGATATGATAATTTGGCTGAAAAATATACAAAATCTGTACTTCCGGGTGTTGGAATATCGATTGGGCTTACGAGACTATTTTTTGTTCTTTCAGAAATAGGATTTTTTGAAGAATATGCTGAAGATAGAGGGGTAGAATATCTAATATTATTTGAAGGAGAAACTTTAGAATTTGCAGGAGAGATATCAAAAAAATTACAAAGTGAGGGTTTTAGCTCTTGTCTGTATTTCGAAAAACAAAGCCTTAAGAAAAAAATGAATTATGCGAATAAAATTGGCGCGAAAAAAATTATTTTTGTTGATGAAAACATGATGAATGAGGGTGAGTTTAAAATAAAAGATATGCTTACAGGAGAGGAGACGATTCAGAGCTTTATCAATGGGTAATAAAAACCTAGGAGGTGGAGCGGAATGTATGCACAAGTGATTGAACATTTTGGCTGTGCTAAGGTATTTGAAGCGAAAACATTGGAAAGACCAAAACCAAATAGCGGAGAAATTTTGATAAGGGTAAAGGCCACTAGCTTGAATCCCATAGATATAAAGATACGATCAGGAGTGGTGCCTTCAATTTCACCTAAACTTCCAGCAGTACTTCATGGCGATGTCTCTGGTGTAGTAGAGGAGATAGGTGAAGGCGTAGCTCAATTCAAACTAGGAGATAGGGTCTTCGGATATATTGGAGGGGTCAAAGGTACTCATGGAACACTTGCAGAATATACTGTAGCAGATGCAAGGCTTTTGGCAAAAATACCAGAAGGTGTTACATTTGATGAAGCTGCACTCTATCCGCTAGTATCACTAACTGCATGGGAAGCTATCATTGAGAGAATGCAGATAAATTCTGGAGATAGTATTTTGATACATGGCGGTGTTGGAGGTGTTGGACATATTGCAATACAGCTTGCGAAAATGAAAGGGGCAAAAGTCTACACTACAGTTAGCAAGGACAATAGAGCTCTAGCTAATTCATTTGGAGCAGATGTTGCGATAGATTATTCTGTTATGACTCCTAGCGAATATAAAGAAATTTATACAAATGACGAGGGGTTTGATTTTGTATTTGATACGATTGGAGGAGTTCATTTAGAAAAATCATTTGAGGTGGTTAAACCAGGAGGTACTATTATAACTACTGTAGCTAGAGGGAATCATAATCTTTCGCTCGTTCATAGAAAGGCTCTTACACTTAGTGCAGTGTTTACATGTTTGCCACTTTTAGACAATTATAGTAGAGAAAAACAAGGTCAGCATATGAGAAGGATTGCTGAGCTCATAGAACAGAGTAAGCTAAAAGTTTTTAGAGATAAAACTCAGTTTACACTTGAAGAGATTTCAAAAGCGCATGAATACATGGAATCTAGGAAGCATAGAGGAAAAATATCCATAATTATTTAGTCTTTTTACAATCGGTAACATATGTTACCGATTTATTAGGGCTTTTTATATAGAATTAGCTTAGAAAAAATAAAAATATGGAGGGATTTCTATTATGAGTATGTTTTGTTATCAATGTCAAGAAACAGCAAAAAACACAGGTTGTACGGTGAGGGGAGTCTGTGGTAAGACTGCTGAAGTTGCAAATTTACAGGACCTTTTGATATATATGTGTAAAGGTCTAAGTGAAGATTTAGTTCAGCTTAGAAAAAAAGATGTAGATTCACTTGCTGCAGATAGATTTATAGTAGAGAGTTTATTTATGACTATAACTAATGCAAATTTTGCTAGGGATAGATTTGAAGAACAAATAAGAAAAGGCTATGGAATTCGAAATACCTTAAGAGAACTTGCAAGCAAACATGGTGTGGTATTAGAAGAGCACAAAGATGCACAAACTTTTGTAGTTGAAACAAGCGAAGAAATGGACAAAAAAGCTGAGTCTGTTGGAGTACTTAGAACGGAAAATGAAGATGTGAGATCCCTTAGAGAACTTATAACTTATGGAGTTAAGGGAATGGCGGCTTATGGACATCATGCTGAAATGCTCGGTCATGAAGATAGAGAAATATATGCATTTATGCAAGGCGCACTAGCAGCGACTCTAGATGATGGACTTAGCGGTGATGATTTGGTTGCACTTACACTTAAGACTGGTGAATTTGGTGTAAAAGTGATGGCACTTTTAGATGGGGCAAATACATCTACTTATGGAAATCCTGAAATGACTAAGGTCAATATTGGCGTTAGAAATAACCCTGCTATACTAATTTCAGGCCATGATTTAAAAGATATGGAAGAACTTTTAAAACAAACAGAAGGAACTGGTGTAGATGTGTACACTCATAGTGAGATGCTTCCTGCAAATTACTATCCAGCATTTAAAAAATACGATCATTTTGTTGGAAACTATGGAAATGCATGGTGGAAACAAGATAAAGAATTTGCAAGTTTCAATGGTCCAATTTTGATGACGACAAATTGTATAGTACCTCCAAAGGATAGCTATAGAGACAGGATTTTTACAACAGGTGCTGTTGGATTTGATGGATTGAAATATATTCCAGATAGAAAAGATGGCAATGCAAAA
The Tissierellales bacterium DNA segment above includes these coding regions:
- a CDS encoding His/Gly/Thr/Pro-type tRNA ligase C-terminal domain-containing protein; the encoded protein is YGSICSGGRYDNLAEKYTKSVLPGVGISIGLTRLFFVLSEIGFFEEYAEDRGVEYLILFEGETLEFAGEISKKLQSEGFSSCLYFEKQSLKKKMNYANKIGAKKIIFVDENMMNEGEFKIKDMLTGEETIQSFING
- a CDS encoding zinc-binding dehydrogenase, with product MYAQVIEHFGCAKVFEAKTLERPKPNSGEILIRVKATSLNPIDIKIRSGVVPSISPKLPAVLHGDVSGVVEEIGEGVAQFKLGDRVFGYIGGVKGTHGTLAEYTVADARLLAKIPEGVTFDEAALYPLVSLTAWEAIIERMQINSGDSILIHGGVGGVGHIAIQLAKMKGAKVYTTVSKDNRALANSFGADVAIDYSVMTPSEYKEIYTNDEGFDFVFDTIGGVHLEKSFEVVKPGGTIITTVARGNHNLSLVHRKALTLSAVFTCLPLLDNYSREKQGQHMRRIAELIEQSKLKVFRDKTQFTLEEISKAHEYMESRKHRGKISIII
- the hcp gene encoding hydroxylamine reductase, giving the protein MSMFCYQCQETAKNTGCTVRGVCGKTAEVANLQDLLIYMCKGLSEDLVQLRKKDVDSLAADRFIVESLFMTITNANFARDRFEEQIRKGYGIRNTLRELASKHGVVLEEHKDAQTFVVETSEEMDKKAESVGVLRTENEDVRSLRELITYGVKGMAAYGHHAEMLGHEDREIYAFMQGALAATLDDGLSGDDLVALTLKTGEFGVKVMALLDGANTSTYGNPEMTKVNIGVRNNPAILISGHDLKDMEELLKQTEGTGVDVYTHSEMLPANYYPAFKKYDHFVGNYGNAWWKQDKEFASFNGPILMTTNCIVPPKDSYRDRIFTTGAVGFDGLKYIPDRKDGNAKDFSEIIELAKKCESPTEIENGEIIGGFAHHQVMALADKVVDAVKSGAIKKFVVMAGCDARMKSRSYYTEFAEKLPKDTVILTAGCAKYRYNKLNLGDIGGIPRVLDAGQCNDSYSLAVIALKLKEVFELNDINELPIIYNIAWYEQKAVIVLLALLSLGVKDIHLGPTLPGFLSPNVAKVLVDNFGIAGIQSVEDDLDLFFK